One part of the Denticeps clupeoides chromosome 8, fDenClu1.1, whole genome shotgun sequence genome encodes these proteins:
- the LOC114795416 gene encoding brain-specific angiogenesis inhibitor 1-associated protein 2-like protein 1 isoform X1, whose amino-acid sequence MSRDPDDVNKLTESTYKNVVEQFNPALRNLVNLGKSYEKSVAAMTLAGKAYFDGICRIGENAAVSPVSRELGVVLMEISETQRRIHTELDEIFKKFHREIITELEKKTELDVKYMTATFKRYQSEHKLKQDSLERSHSDLKKLKRKSQGKHSTKYEIKENECLEAISSRQTEMHRFIADGCREALMEEKRRFCFLVDKHWAFTSQISDFHEKAREMLAEKLPNWHDKCSDGTQVPDSVMNMIEGLHTPETSPQMERHGVRNPEIRSQSNLELVIPPPAPALKAQTSPLASMFTQDAPRSPLSVDHNSESADQDSLGSSSLSGSASVSSGGVAMIRKLRVVTIFPHTAGNNDTLLSFDDGELITLLVHEEKDGWLYGEMDKTGRRGWFPSSYCRPCSDPAAVNRVGTPVQSRRVTDVQEPLLDDEPVLLPPPDYSDSHREEPELSSLSPDNTALANGISKPPFLSGGNPFATVKLRPTVTNDRSAPAI is encoded by the exons ATGTCCAGAGACCCGGACGACGTGAACAAGCTGACGGAAAGTACCTACAAG AATGTGGTGGAACAGTTTAACCCGGCGCTGCGCAACCTGGTCAACTTGGGCAAGAGTTATGAGAAGTCTGTGGCCG cgATGACGCTGGCTGGTAAGGCCTATTTCGACGGCATCTGTAGGATTGGGGAGAACGCGGCCGTCTCGCCCGTCTCCAGAGAGTTGG GAGTGGTCCTGATGGAGATCTCAGAAACTCAGAGGAGGATCCACACCGAGCTGGATGAAATT TTTAAGAAGTTTCACAGAGAGATCATCACCGAGCTGGAAAAGAAGACGGAGCTGGATGTGAAGTACATGACG GCCACCTTCAAACGCTACCAGTCCGAGCACAAGCTGAAGCAGGACTCCCTGGAGCGCTCACACTCTGACCTGAAGAAGCTCAAGAGGAAGAGTCAAGGGAAACATTCCACCAAATATGAGATCAAAGAGAACGAG TGTTTGGAGGCGATCTCGTCACGGCAAACGGAGATGCACAGATTCATCGCCGATGGCTGCCGGGAGGCGCTGATGGAGGAGAAGAGGCGATTCTGCTTCCTGGTGGACAAGCACTGGGCTTTCACCTCCCAGATATCAGACTTTCATGAGAAG GCCAGGGAGATGCTGGCGGAGAAGCTCCCCAACTGGCACGACAAGTGCAGCGATGGCACCCAGGTGCCCGACTCGGTCATGAACATGATCGAGGGTCTGCACACCCCGGAGACCTCGCCGCAGATGGAGCGCCACGGCGTGAGGAATCCAGAGATACGGAGCCAG AGCAACCTGGAGCTGGTGATTCCTCCGCCTGCTCCTGCGCTGAAGGCCCAGACCAGTCCACTGGCCAGCATGTTCACGCAGGACGCTCCCAGAAGTCCGCTGTCGGTGGACCACAACTCAG AGTCGGCTGATCAGGACAGTTTGGGAAGCAGCAGCCTGTCCGGCTCGGCCTCCGTGTCCAGCGGTGGTGTCGCCATGATCAGGAAGCTGCGGGTGGTCACCATCTTTCCACACACGGCCGGGAATAACGACACGCTGCTGAGCTTCGACGACGGGGAGCTCATCACCCTGCTGGTCCACGAGGAGAAGGACGGCTGGCTGTACGGGGAGATGGACAAGACGGGACG GCGAGGCTGGTTCCCGTCATCGTACTGCAGGCCGTGCAGCGATCCGGCAGCGGTGAACCG GGTGGGAACGCCGGTGCAAAGCCGCAGAGTGACAGACGTCCAAGAGCCGCTGCTGGACGATGAGCCCGTCCTCCTGCCCCCGCCCGACTACAGCGACTCCCACCGAGAGGAGCCAGAGCTGTCCTCCCTGTCACCTGACAACACG gcTTTAGCAAATGGAATTTCCAAACCTCCATTTCTAAG TGGAGGGAATCCCTTTGCCACCGTCAAGCTGCGGCCCACAGTCACTAATGACAGATCAGCGCCGGCCATCTGA
- the LOC114795416 gene encoding brain-specific angiogenesis inhibitor 1-associated protein 2-like protein 1 isoform X2: MSRDPDDVNKLTESTYKNVVEQFNPALRNLVNLGKSYEKSVAAMTLAGKAYFDGICRIGENAAVSPVSRELGVVLMEISETQRRIHTELDEIFKKFHREIITELEKKTELDVKYMTATFKRYQSEHKLKQDSLERSHSDLKKLKRKSQGKHSTKYEIKENECLEAISSRQTEMHRFIADGCREALMEEKRRFCFLVDKHWAFTSQISDFHEKAREMLAEKLPNWHDKCSDGTQVPDSVMNMIEGLHTPETSPQMERHGVRNPEIRSQSNLELVIPPPAPALKAQTSPLASMFTQDAPRSPLSVDHNSESADQDSLGSSSLSGSASVSSGGVAMIRKLRVVTIFPHTAGNNDTLLSFDDGELITLLVHEEKDGWLYGEMDKTGRRGWFPSSYCRPCSDPAAVNRL; encoded by the exons ATGTCCAGAGACCCGGACGACGTGAACAAGCTGACGGAAAGTACCTACAAG AATGTGGTGGAACAGTTTAACCCGGCGCTGCGCAACCTGGTCAACTTGGGCAAGAGTTATGAGAAGTCTGTGGCCG cgATGACGCTGGCTGGTAAGGCCTATTTCGACGGCATCTGTAGGATTGGGGAGAACGCGGCCGTCTCGCCCGTCTCCAGAGAGTTGG GAGTGGTCCTGATGGAGATCTCAGAAACTCAGAGGAGGATCCACACCGAGCTGGATGAAATT TTTAAGAAGTTTCACAGAGAGATCATCACCGAGCTGGAAAAGAAGACGGAGCTGGATGTGAAGTACATGACG GCCACCTTCAAACGCTACCAGTCCGAGCACAAGCTGAAGCAGGACTCCCTGGAGCGCTCACACTCTGACCTGAAGAAGCTCAAGAGGAAGAGTCAAGGGAAACATTCCACCAAATATGAGATCAAAGAGAACGAG TGTTTGGAGGCGATCTCGTCACGGCAAACGGAGATGCACAGATTCATCGCCGATGGCTGCCGGGAGGCGCTGATGGAGGAGAAGAGGCGATTCTGCTTCCTGGTGGACAAGCACTGGGCTTTCACCTCCCAGATATCAGACTTTCATGAGAAG GCCAGGGAGATGCTGGCGGAGAAGCTCCCCAACTGGCACGACAAGTGCAGCGATGGCACCCAGGTGCCCGACTCGGTCATGAACATGATCGAGGGTCTGCACACCCCGGAGACCTCGCCGCAGATGGAGCGCCACGGCGTGAGGAATCCAGAGATACGGAGCCAG AGCAACCTGGAGCTGGTGATTCCTCCGCCTGCTCCTGCGCTGAAGGCCCAGACCAGTCCACTGGCCAGCATGTTCACGCAGGACGCTCCCAGAAGTCCGCTGTCGGTGGACCACAACTCAG AGTCGGCTGATCAGGACAGTTTGGGAAGCAGCAGCCTGTCCGGCTCGGCCTCCGTGTCCAGCGGTGGTGTCGCCATGATCAGGAAGCTGCGGGTGGTCACCATCTTTCCACACACGGCCGGGAATAACGACACGCTGCTGAGCTTCGACGACGGGGAGCTCATCACCCTGCTGGTCCACGAGGAGAAGGACGGCTGGCTGTACGGGGAGATGGACAAGACGGGACG GCGAGGCTGGTTCCCGTCATCGTACTGCAGGCCGTGCAGCGATCCGGCAGCGGTGAACCG gcTTTAG